The following proteins come from a genomic window of Carassius gibelio isolate Cgi1373 ecotype wild population from Czech Republic chromosome B8, carGib1.2-hapl.c, whole genome shotgun sequence:
- the LOC127963930 gene encoding uncharacterized protein LOC127963930 produces the protein MRVIRSENKNGLDWQGSGRLIMQTHLKGRWGCKWLLKGPKQNQGEESPKEARIQIPQKKLRLLSEQDLPSHSHSGDPGTSISGAQYMWIFEMATVTRARVSLLVLAFMTIAIGVQCRSLRTQLRKVTSFQGERKIRIGHVQRRSRREPGSEHDQCALLNSPWTESATPLGDWGQMYRLRILSTMSAGPRRAVFPEPPLFRFVRRVYRCCQVGYHCGSVKGIQGGKVGDYNIEFLLGEDVLSAPLEKAEVHFHFSNPQHLNIQPVLPSLEKRGFPTRYRVWLRDGVVELRVDLLALIQALQLVIGGASRGPSVMEMHRVRDMTRPGVVVQKQRPPSLQDTVPVVLGEVNEPRDGETPLQPTLELGLALHCSLLNNIAQPCQEYGVHLEHAPFIALTYR, from the exons ATGAGGGTCATTAGGAGTGAGAATAAGAATGGCCTGGACTGGCAGGGCTCTGGGCGCCTCATTATgcagacacatttaaaaggtcGATGGGGGTGTAAATGGCTGCTTAAGGGTCCCAAACAAAACCAGGGGGAGGAGAGTCCAAAAGAAGCCAGAATTCAAATTCCACAGAAGAAACTGCGCTTATTGTCAGAGCAGGATTTACCCTCTCATTCGCATAGTGGAGATCCCGGGACAAGCATCTCCGGAGCGCAATATATGTGGATATTTGAAATGGCCACGGTTACGCGCGCACGAGTTTCACTACTGGTCCTCGCTTTCATGACCATTGCTATAGGAGTACAGTGCCGATCGCTTCGTACACAGCTTCGCAAGGTGACGTCGTTTCAAGGAGAGCGTAAAATCCGAATCGGACACGTCCAGAGACGGAGCCGTCGCGAACCGGGATCCGAGCACGACCAGTGCGCTCTCCTGAACTCCCCGTGGACGGAGAGCGCCACTCCGCTTGGTGATTGGGGCCAGATGTACCGTCTGAGGATACTATCGACGATGAGTGCTGGACCTCGTCGAGCTGTTTTCCCAGAACCCCCCCTCTTCAGGTTCGTCAGACGGGTTTATCGCTGTTGTCAAGTGGGCTACCACTGTGGAAGTGTCAAGGGAATACAAGGCGGGAAAGTTGGGG ACTACAACATTGAGTTTCTGCTCGGAGAGGATGTGCTGTCAGCACCGCTGGAGAAAGCAGAAgttcattttcacttttcaaacCCCCAACACCTCAACATCCAACCAGTGCTGCCCTCGCTGGAGAAACGAGGGTTCCCTACTAG GTACAGAGTCTGGTTGAGAGATGGTGTGGTAGAGCTGAGAGTGGATCTGCTTGCCCTCATCCAGGCCCTGCAGCTGGTAATTGGAGGAGCCAGTAGAGGTCCAAGTGTGATGGAAATGCATCGGGTGAGGGACATGACCAGACCAGGGGTCGTTGTCCAAAAGCAAAGACCCCCATCCCTTCAAGACACAGTGCCTGTAGTGTTGGGGGAGGTGAATGAGCCCAGGGATGGTGAGACCCCCCTGCAGCCCACTTTAGAGCTGGGACTGGCATTACACTGCAGCTTACTGAATAATATCGCACAGCCCTGTCAAGAATATGGTGTACATCTAGAACATGCACCCTTTATCGCTCTGACTTACAGATAG